From Bdellovibrio sp. KM01:
TTGGGGCCGCTACGGCGGCACTCGAGGCAGAGAAAAAGAAACTCGAGGGTTTTGAGAAGGAAAAAATGGAAGTAGTTCCTCAGACTGGGCAAATTAAGTACGCCAATAAACGTATTTATGAATCCCAAGCCGCTATCACCCGACTCGAGCAACAAGTGGAGTATTTGAAACTTAAAGTCGAACAACGTGCTAGAACTGCGCAAGCGGCCTATAAAAAGGCATATGCAAACAAGCAGGAATGGCCCGATCCTAAAGAGTGGTCCTCATATCAGGCCGAACAGAAGCTTAGAAATGCCAAAAGAAGCTGGGACGTAAAAGCACGCATGAGAGATGCGGGAGTTACGATAGATACTGGCTTAGGACACGGAGAAGGAGCTGCGGGTGGCGAAGGTCACGGCGGCGGAGAGAAAAAGGCTGAAGGCGGCGGACATTAGAGAATGTTCCACGTGGAACATTCTCTGTTCTGTAGAAATAGCTGCTTAAGAAATCTTTTCGGTGCGAACGACGCCGTATTTTACGGCACCCACGGGAAGCTTATATTCTCCCACCAATGAGGGAGACCAAATCGAGCAAAGCTGAGTCGGAATTTCACCAACCTCAATACCCCACTCTTCGCCCTTAAGGTGATAGACGGATCCCCCTTTAACGACAATCTTACGGGCCATCAAAATAGCTTTGGAAATGTTCCCGAACCCACGGCAAATCGCCCACTTTACAGAGTCAGCCGGCAAGGCCTCGATGTTCTTGTTTTCGACTGTAACATTCTTAAGTTTTAAAGCTTGGATCGCGTGACCCAAAAACTCGCACTTCTTAACGTCTGTATCTACAAGCACAACCTGGATGTTAGGATTCATGATACCAAAAACAATCCCAGGGAAACCGTTGCCGCTGCCAAAGTCATAGACTTTATCTATGGCGGGATTAGACTTTATAATCGCCTTTGTCGCGTTGATAGAATCAGCAAAGTGAAGAGCATCAGCCACAAAAACTGATTTCGCCGAGATTAAACTCAGCGTACGGTTAAATTTTTGAAGTTCTTCATGATAGGCCTTAAGTCGAGATCTGACCTCAGGACTTAGATCGGGGAACCATTCGTCAATACGCCAAAAGATTTGCGGTGGCGCTTCGGAGCCATCATTGTTGCTCATCCGGATTCATCTCCTTGATCTTTTTGTGACCTTTTAGATGAATCATTATAGCTTGGATCGCCGAAGGATTTACACCACTAATCCGTTGAGCTTGACCTAAGGTACGGGGCCTAACGCGTTGCAACTTATCCTTCTCTTCGTTAGAAAGTCCGCGAATATCTCCATACAAAAGAGTGTCTGGAAGTACCAATTCTTCGAGTCTTTTTGACTGATTAATTAGGTCCATCTGACGACGTACATAGCCGGAGTATTTCACTTCGATTTCTACTGGTTCAACGACATTTGGATCGCTATCCAACTCAAAATTTAACAATTCCAAGTGTGAACTCGTTAGCTCGGGACGGCGCAGCAACTCTTCGAAAGACAAAGACTTTGTCATAGCTGATGTCGGAATTTTAGCAAGAATTTCTTGAACGTCTTTGGTTGGATAAACCTTCGTTTCGCGCAGGCGATCGTGCAAAACTTTACGCTTTTCACGTAGTACAGATAAAAGCTCCAGGGACTGCTCAGAAACAATACCCAACTTTTGGGCCCAATGCGCCAACCTGTCGATAGTATTATCTTCTCTAAGAACTAATCTGTGTTCCGCGCGAGAAGTAAACATTCGATACGGTTCACGTGTACCTTTGGTGACAAGGTCATCAATTAAGACACCCATATAGGCTTCATCACGACCCAAAATAAATTCATCACGGCCAAGAATACTATTCGCAGCATTCACACCAGCGATGAAACCTTGAGCGGCCGCTTCTTCATAACCAGAAGTTCCGTTGATTTGACCTGCCAGGAATAGCTGGCGAATCGTTCGTGTTTCCAAGCGATGCCAGATTTGAGTCGGCTCGATATAGTCATACTCGACCGCATAACCATAGCGAGCAACTTTAACATTTTCCAAACCTGGAATAGTTTTTAGAAATTCATCCTGAGTTTCCTCGGGCAAACTTGTTGAAATACCCTGCAGATAAATCAAATCCGTATTCAAACCTTCCGGCTCCAGGAAAGTTTGATGACTCGGTCTTTCATGAAAGCGAGTTACTTTGTCTTCGATCGAAGGACAGTAACGAGGACCGACACCTTCAATAATCCCACAATACATAGGAGATTTATCAAGGTTTCCACGGATAATATCGTGAGTTTTTTCCGTCGTACGAGTCAGATAGCAAAGAATTTGTGGAAGCTTAAGTTGAGTCGAAGATTTGTAGCTGAAAGGATATACCTTTTCATCGCCACCATGAGGAGTCGTCTTCGACCAATCGATGGAATCTTTAAGCAAACGAGCCGGAGTCCCCGTCTTCAAACGTTTTACTTCAAAACCGAATTGCGCCAATTGATCTGACAGACCAATCGAAGGCTTATCACCAACGCGGCCACCCGCCTCTTGGCGAAGACCCGTGTGCATAACACCGTTCATGAAAGTACCCGTGGTGATGATCGTTGCTTTTGCAAAAATCTCGGAACCATCATCCAAAACCACGCCGGCGCACAGGTCTTTATCTAAAATCAGACGTTTCACTTCGCCTTGAAGAACTTCAAGATTTGGCTGAGTGAAAAGAGCGTTTTTTTGGAAAGCAGAGTAAAGATGCTTATCGTTTTGAACTCGAGTTCCGCGAACTGCGGGACCTTTCGAGGAGTTAAGACGCTTATACTGAATTGTTG
This genomic window contains:
- the rsmG gene encoding 16S rRNA (guanine(527)-N(7))-methyltransferase RsmG; its protein translation is MSNNDGSEAPPQIFWRIDEWFPDLSPEVRSRLKAYHEELQKFNRTLSLISAKSVFVADALHFADSINATKAIIKSNPAIDKVYDFGSGNGFPGIVFGIMNPNIQVVLVDTDVKKCEFLGHAIQALKLKNVTVENKNIEALPADSVKWAICRGFGNISKAILMARKIVVKGGSVYHLKGEEWGIEVGEIPTQLCSIWSPSLVGEYKLPVGAVKYGVVRTEKIS
- the mnmG gene encoding tRNA uridine-5-carboxymethylaminomethyl(34) synthesis enzyme MnmG, with product MTNKKFDVIVVGAGHAGIEACLASARLGLQTLMVTTNIDRIGYMSCNPSIGGLAKGHMVREIDVLGGQMGIAADETTIQYKRLNSSKGPAVRGTRVQNDKHLYSAFQKNALFTQPNLEVLQGEVKRLILDKDLCAGVVLDDGSEIFAKATIITTGTFMNGVMHTGLRQEAGGRVGDKPSIGLSDQLAQFGFEVKRLKTGTPARLLKDSIDWSKTTPHGGDEKVYPFSYKSSTQLKLPQILCYLTRTTEKTHDIIRGNLDKSPMYCGIIEGVGPRYCPSIEDKVTRFHERPSHQTFLEPEGLNTDLIYLQGISTSLPEETQDEFLKTIPGLENVKVARYGYAVEYDYIEPTQIWHRLETRTIRQLFLAGQINGTSGYEEAAAQGFIAGVNAANSILGRDEFILGRDEAYMGVLIDDLVTKGTREPYRMFTSRAEHRLVLREDNTIDRLAHWAQKLGIVSEQSLELLSVLREKRKVLHDRLRETKVYPTKDVQEILAKIPTSAMTKSLSFEELLRRPELTSSHLELLNFELDSDPNVVEPVEIEVKYSGYVRRQMDLINQSKRLEELVLPDTLLYGDIRGLSNEEKDKLQRVRPRTLGQAQRISGVNPSAIQAIMIHLKGHKKIKEMNPDEQQ